The Sandaracinobacteroides saxicola nucleotide sequence TTGCTGCTCGTCGTCCCCGTCTTTCCGGCGAGCGGCCGGCCGATCTGCGCCGCGCGCCCCGTCCCCGTCTCCACCGCGGCGCGCAGCAGGTCGGTCATCCGCGCCGCCACGAACGGCGGCACCAGCACCCGCGGCGCCTCCGCCTCGCGCTGGTACAGCAGCGTCCCCCGCGCCGTCGTCACGCGCTGAATGGCCCAGGGCCGCGCCTCCACGCCGCCCGCCGCCACGCTGGCATAGGCGCCCGTCATCTCCAGCAAGGTCACATCGCTCGTCCCCAGCGCCATCGCCGGCCGGCGATCAATGGGCGTCGAAATGCCGAACCGCCGCGCCATCTCCGCCACCGTGTCGAATCCCACCTTCGCCGCCAGCTGCACCGCCACCGTGTTCACCGACAGCGCGAACGCCTGCCGCACGGTCACCTGGCCGCGGAACCGGTTGTCGCTGTTCTTCGGGCTCCAGCCATCCATCGTCAGCGGCTCGTCGACATAGACATCGTCCGGCGTCACGCCATTCTCCAGCGCCGCCAGATAATCGAACAGCTTCCAGCTCGATCCCGGCTGCCGCCGCGCCACCACCGCCCGGTTGTAGATGCTGCTGACATAATCGCGCCCGCCCACCATCGCCGTCACCGCGCCGTCGCGCCGCATCGCCACGATCGCCGCCTGCGTGCCCGGCAGGGCCTGCGTCTTCACCGCCAGCTCCGCCGCCGCCTGGTGCGCCGTCACCAGCGTCGTCACCACCTCCAGCGGCTCCACCGCCTCATCGGTCAGCGTGTCCAGCTGCGTCAGCACCCAATCCGTGAAATAGCGCACATCGCCCTGCGCCGCCTCCACCGCGAACCGCAACCCGTCCAGGTCCGCCGCCGCGGCGGCCGCCGGCGTGATCGCGCCGCTGTCCGCCATCGTCGCGATCACGATCCGCGCCCGGCTCTTCGCCCGCAGCGGATCGCTCGACGGCGCATAGCGGCTCGGCGCCTTCACCAGCCCCGCGATCACCGCGCTCTCCTCCAGGCTCAGCGTGGTCGCGCTGTGGCCGAAGAATTTGCGGGATGCGGCATCGATGCCATAGGCACCGCCCCCGAAATACACCCGGTTCAGATACAGCTCCATGATCGCACGCTTGGTGAACTTGCGTTCGATCGCCAGCGCCAGGATGATCTCCCGCACCTTGCGGCCATAGGTCTGGCGGCTGGTCAGGAAGATGTTGCGCGCCAGCTGCTGCGTGATCGTGCTGCCGCCCTGCACCTTCTCGCCCGCCTGCCAGTTCACCCACACCGACCGCGCGATGCCGATCGGGTCGGCGCCGGGATGCCAGTCGAACCGCCGGTCCTCCACCGCCTTCATGGCATCGACCATCGTCGCCGGAATCTGCTGATAGGGCAGCCAGCGCCCGAAACTCGGCCCCACCGTCACCAATTCCGTGCCGTCCGCCGCGCGCACCACCACGGACTGCCCCTGCGGCGACTTCATCATCTCCTCATAGCTGGGAAGCGACGCCACGCTGATCCCCACCGCCACCGCCAGCGCGATGAACCCCAACGCCGCGCCGATCAGCACGAACTGCACCCCGCGCACCAGCCAGCGGCGCGCGGAAGAGGGTCCGGAGGTGCGGGGAGAACGGGCCATGAACTGGCGGCTCCTTTAGCCTGCCCTCCCCACCCCCACAAGCCGCGGACTCAGCCATTGCACCGCCGCGTCACGCCCCCTATCCGCGTGGCGCAGCGGCATAGACAGAAAGGTCCGGGATGAACGACGTGAAAAAAGTGGTCCTCGCCTTCTCCGGCGGCCTCGACACCAGCGTCATCCTGAAATGGCTGCAAACCACCTACCAATGCGAGGTCGTCACCTTCACCGCCGACCTCGGCCAGGGCGAGG carries:
- a CDS encoding transglycosylase domain-containing protein: MARSPRTSGPSSARRWLVRGVQFVLIGAALGFIALAVAVGISVASLPSYEEMMKSPQGQSVVVRAADGTELVTVGPSFGRWLPYQQIPATMVDAMKAVEDRRFDWHPGADPIGIARSVWVNWQAGEKVQGGSTITQQLARNIFLTSRQTYGRKVREIILALAIERKFTKRAIMELYLNRVYFGGGAYGIDAASRKFFGHSATTLSLEESAVIAGLVKAPSRYAPSSDPLRAKSRARIVIATMADSGAITPAAAAAADLDGLRFAVEAAQGDVRYFTDWVLTQLDTLTDEAVEPLEVVTTLVTAHQAAAELAVKTQALPGTQAAIVAMRRDGAVTAMVGGRDYVSSIYNRAVVARRQPGSSWKLFDYLAALENGVTPDDVYVDEPLTMDGWSPKNSDNRFRGQVTVRQAFALSVNTVAVQLAAKVGFDTVAEMARRFGISTPIDRRPAMALGTSDVTLLEMTGAYASVAAGGVEARPWAIQRVTTARGTLLYQREAEAPRVLVPPFVAARMTDLLRAAVETGTGRAAQIGRPLAGKTGTTSSNKDGWFIGFTPDLVAGVWIGRDDARRVPGLAGGRAPARVFGVFMSKALTGTVASELNTEVEDPLAGAVEPDNQAYGISPDGAPLPPEPVPGASDPASDPIGQIIDQTAPPPAKAPRAAAQPPLNEKWLEGVIKESPTK